From one Erinaceus europaeus chromosome 4, mEriEur2.1, whole genome shotgun sequence genomic stretch:
- the SMPDL3A gene encoding acid sphingomyelinase-like phosphodiesterase 3a: MALLGAIACCLLLSWHCPAGLGFPGPAPAIGQFWHVTDLHLDPTYHLTDDHRKVCASSKGANASNPGPFGDILCDSPYQLILSAFDFIKNSGQKTSFMIWTGDSPPHVPVHELSTDTVINVIANMTNTVQSLFPNLQVFPALGNHDYWPQDQLPIATSKVYNAVANLWKPWLNEEAIGTLRKGGFYSQKVHPNMNLRIISLNTNLYYSPNNVTLNKTDPANQFEWLENTLNISQQNKEKVYIIAHVPVGYLPYANTITAMREYYNEKLINIFRKYSSVIAGQFYGHTHRDSIMVLSDIKGNPISSLFVAPAVTPVKSIKEKQTNNPGIRLFQYDPHDYKLLDMLQYYLNLTDANLKENATWKQEYNLTQAYGIEDLQPKSLYELAKQFASWDSKQFIKYYNYFFVSYDNSVICSGICKAFQICAIMNLDHTSYRDCLKQYYIK, translated from the exons GACAGTTTTGGCATGTGACTGACTTGCACTTAGACCCTACCTATCACctcactgatgaccacagaaaagTGTGTGCTTCTTCCAAAGGGGCAAACGCCTCCAATCCTGGTCCTTTTGGAGATATTCTATGTGATTCTCCATATCAACTTATCTTGTCAGCAtttgattttattaaaaattcaGGACAAAAAACATCTTTTATGATATGGACAGG ggATAGCCCACCTCACGTTCCAGTACATGAACTCTCAACAGACACAGTCATAAACGTGATTGCTAACATGACAAACACTGTCCAAAGCCTCTTTCCAAATCTGCAGGTTTTTCCTGCACTGGGTAATCATGactactggccacag GATCAACTTCCTATAGCTACCAGCAAGGTGTACAATGCAGTAGCAAATCTCTGGAAACCATGGTTGAATGAAGAAGCTATTGGTACTTTAAGAAAAG gTGGCTTTTATTCACAGAAAGTGCATCCTAATATGAACCTTAGGATCATCAGTTTAAACACAAATTTGTACTACAGCCCAAATAATGTGACCCTGAATAAGACTGACCCAGCAAATCAGTTTGAATGGCTAGAAAATACACTGAACATCTCTCAGCAAAATAAAGAGAAG GTGTACATTATAGCACATGTTCCCGTCGGGTACCTGCCCTATGCGAACACCATCACAGCCATGAGAGAATACTATAATGAGAAATTGATCAATATTTTTAGGAAATACAGCAGTGTCATTGCAGGACAATTTTATGGACACACCCAcagagatagcattatggttcttTCAGATATAAAAG gaAATCCAATAAGTTCTTTGTTTGTGGCTCCTGCTGTTACCCCAGTGAAGAGTATTAAAGAAAAACAGACCAATAATCCTGGAATCAGACTATTTCAGTATGATCCACATGACTATAAGCTATTG GACATGCTTCAGTATTACTTGAACCTGACAGATGCTAATTTAAAGGAGAATGCCACCTGGAAGCAGGAGTATAATCTGACCCAGGCTTATGGCATTGAAGATTTGCAGCCAAAAAGTTTGTATGAATTAGCAAAACAATTTGCAAGCTGGGACAGTAAGCAGTTTATAAAGTACTACAACTACTTCTTCGTGAGTTATGATAACAGTGTGATTTGCAGTGGGATATGTAAAGCCTTTCAGATTTGTGCAATTATGAATCTCGATCATACTTCTTATAGAGATtgccttaaacaatattatataaAGTAG